In Thunnus thynnus chromosome 4, fThuThy2.1, whole genome shotgun sequence, a genomic segment contains:
- the smpd4 gene encoding sphingomyelin phosphodiesterase 4 isoform X1 — translation MAAPTLQQPGFLLANLKADSSNKPLIQRCQELVKIIDEYPAKELHTIFPWLVECVFGSLDGIIAGWNLRLLHSRSNEYNIVLDFLSPSGPMMKLVYKLQAEEYKYEIPVNYLPGPVKACIQEGVLPDCPLFHNKLQFPLSGLLMLNLALNPFEFFMFNFAYCLITPKIYPQGQNGSTTDSAYFVLVDTYLKYFLPSEGSVPPSPFSDSRGSVTAPSPRSSSVSFAGYGVHSPSLLKHHIFHQPSVNADPAAQEIWRSETLLQMFVEIWLHHYSLEMYQKLQSPQVKLALLQYRLSMSSMPCQPHAPPGSGTLHTYQVLLPFHSAPALWGLLEEPFSPTEEHVLVVRLLVKHLHAFSNSLKPEQLSSSPSAHSHTHTSPLEEFKRVVMQRFVQQKLYLFLQHCFGHWPLDASFRAVLETWLSYIQPWRYTGEKSNPQPDQNRTVPDKWESFVQENLLVYTKLFQVFLNRAIRTDLVNAKNALMVFRVAKVFAQPNLSEMIQKGEQLFLEPEHVLHHRQPRGYLTPSQGGSFLSSRQRVVTDMVFRVKSQVYALEGQDCQYKQMFGTELRGAIMKLIQIIAQARQTAKRISDQSIEVAANTSFLSWFGFGSPDLNNTFNGAEPEESGECLKKTHEFLERALENLCQIFKLNQVQLTQLISNLSSSQDDGNYKQLPDCIQGENGLILTDLGRRQIINGLRRFDIHYQGDPELQPIRSYENALLVRLFYRVSSLLNDRFGGHMNALCSRPDFLGRLGRRYLTDPDSSRRVKHSPLTRLTTERNRQPRLSLRVLASYRTLLLLLLFYVFGALLSFGPLSSTLLILTAGFLYGLVMTLFGDKLKTH, via the exons gagCTGCACACCATCTTCCCCTGGCTGGTGGAGTGTGTGTTCGGCAGTCTGGACGGCATCATCGCCGGTTGGAACCTGAGACTCCTGCATTCACGCAGCAACGAGTACAACATCGTTCTGGACTTTCTGAGCCCGAG CGGTCCGATGATGAAGCTCGTCTATAAACTTCAAGCAGAAGAATACAAATATGAGATACCTGTCAATTATCTCCCG GGTCCAGTGAAGGCCTGCATCCAGGAAGGAGTTCTCCCAGACTGTCCTCTCTTCCACAACAAGCTGCAGTTTCCTCTGTCTGGTCTGCTGATGCTCAACCTGGCGCTCA ATCCGTTTGAATTCTTCATGTTCAACTTTGCGTACTGTCTCATCACACCAAAG aTCTACCCTCAAGGTCAGAATGGAAGCACCACAGACAGCGCCTACTTTGTGCTGGTGGACACTTACCTGAAATACTTCCTCCCCAGTGAAGGAAGCGTGCCTCCTTCTCCTTTCTCTGACTCCAGAGGCTCCGTCACCGCACCTTCACCGAG ATCTTCCAGTGTCTCTTTCGCTGGTTATGGCGTTCACAGTCCCAGTCTGCTGAAGCATCACATATTTCATCAGCCTTCAGTTAACGCAGATCCTGCAGCCCAGGAGATCTGGAGGTCTGAAACACTCCTACAG ATGTTTGTGGAGATCTGGCTCCATCACTACTCCTTGGAGATGTACCAGAAGCTGCAGTCTCCTCAGGTAAAG CTGGCGCTGCTGCAGTACCGCCTCAGTATGTCCAGCATGCCGTGCCAACCCCACGCCCCACCAGGCTCTGGGACCCTCCACACCTACCAAGTACTTTTACCTTTTCATTCAGCCCCGGCCCTCTGGGGCCTCCTGGAG GAACCCTTCAGCCCGACAGAGGAACACGTGCTGGTGGTTCGTCTCCTGGTCAAACATCTGCACGCCTTCTCCAACAGCCTGAAGCCCGAGCAGCTGTCGTCTTCACCCTCGGCTCACTCGCACACTCACACCAGCCCGCTGGAGGAGTTTAAGAG AGTGGTGATGCAGCGGTTCGTTCAACAGAAACTTTACCTGTTCCTGCAGCACTGCTTCGGCCACTGGCCACTAGACGCCTCTTTCAGAGCT GTGTTGGAGACGTGGCTGAGCTACATCCAACCGTGGAGATACACAGGAGAGAAGAGCAACCCTCAGCCAGACCAGAACAGAACTGTGCCGGACAAATG GGAGTCGTTTGTTCAGGAGAACCTGCTGGTCTACACGAAGCTCTTCCAGGTGTTTCTGAACAGAGCAATAAGAACAGACCTGGTTAACGCCAAAAATGCACTGATGGTCTTCAGGGTGGCCAAAGTCTTCGCTCAGCCAAACCTCTCAGAGATGATCCAGaaag GAGAGCAGTTGTTTCTGGAGCCCGAGCACGTCCTCCACCACCGGCAGCCCCGCGGCTACCTGACGCCCAGCCAAGGAGGCAGCTTCCTGTCGTCACGGCAACGGGTGGTGACAGACATGGTGTTCAGAGTGAAGAGTCAAGTGTACGCCTTGGAAGGCCAGGACTGCCAGTACAAACAGATGTTTGGCACCGAGCTCAGAGGAGCC ATCATGAAGTTAATCCAGATCATTGCACAAGCCAGACAGACGGCCAAGAGGATATCAGATCAGTCCATCGAGGTGGCGGCAAACACCTCCTTCCTGTCCTGGTTTGGCTTCGGCTCCCCCGATCTCAACAACACCTTCAACGGGGCCGAGCCTGAGGAGAGCGGCGAATGTCTGAAAAAGACCCACGAATTCCTGGAGAGAGCTTTAGAGAacttgtgtcaaatcttcaag ctGAACCAAGTGCAGCTGACTCAGCTTATATCCAACCTGAGTTCTTCTCAGGACGACGGCAACTACAAGCAGCTGCCGGACTGCATCCAGGGAGAGAACGGACTCATCCTCACTGACCTGGGCAGGAGGCAG atAATAAACGGACTACGCAGGTTTGATATTCACTACCAAGGAGACCCGGAGCTGCAGCCCATCAGGAGCTATGAGAACGCCCTGCTGGTCAGGCTgttctacagagtctcctctctGCTTAATGACAGA TTCGGAGGGCACATGAACGCTCTCTGCTCCCGGCCGGACTTCCTGGGCCGCCTGGGTCGTCGCTACTTGACGGATCCCGATTCAAGCAGGAGGGTGAAGCACAGCCCGCTGACCCGGCTGACGACGGAGAGGAACCGGCAGCCCAGACTGAGCCTGCGCGTGCTGGCCAGCTACCggacgctgctgctgctgctgctcttctaCGTGTTCGGAGCCCTGCTGTCCTTCGGCCCGTTATCCAGCACCCTGCTCATCCTCACCGCCGGCTTCCTGTACGGACTCGTGATGACGCTGTTTGGAGACAAACTGAAAACGCACTAA
- the smpd4 gene encoding sphingomyelin phosphodiesterase 4 isoform X3, with the protein MAAPTLQQPGFLLANLKADSSNKPLIQRCQELVKIIDEYPAKELHTIFPWLVECVFGSLDGIIAGWNLRLLHSRSNEYNIVLDFLSPSGPMMKLVYKLQAEEYKYEIPVNYLPGPVKACIQEGVLPDCPLFHNKLQFPLSGLLMLNLALNPFEFFMFNFAYCLITPKIYPQGQNGSTTDSAYFVLVDTYLKYFLPSEGSVPPSPFSDSRGSVTAPSPRSSSVSFAGYGVHSPSLLKHHIFHQPSVNADPAAQEIWRSETLLQMFVEIWLHHYSLEMYQKLQSPQVKLALLQYRLSMSSMPCQPHAPPGSGTLHTYQEPFSPTEEHVLVVRLLVKHLHAFSNSLKPEQLSSSPSAHSHTHTSPLEEFKRVVMQRFVQQKLYLFLQHCFGHWPLDASFRAVLETWLSYIQPWRYTGEKSNPQPDQNRTVPDKWESFVQENLLVYTKLFQVFLNRAIRTDLVNAKNALMVFRVAKVFAQPNLSEMIQKGEQLFLEPEHVLHHRQPRGYLTPSQGGSFLSSRQRVVTDMVFRVKSQVYALEGQDCQYKQMFGTELRGAIMKLIQIIAQARQTAKRISDQSIEVAANTSFLSWFGFGSPDLNNTFNGAEPEESGECLKKTHEFLERALENLCQIFKLNQVQLTQLISNLSSSQDDGNYKQLPDCIQGENGLILTDLGRRQIINGLRRFDIHYQGDPELQPIRSYENALLVRLFYRVSSLLNDRFGGHMNALCSRPDFLGRLGRRYLTDPDSSRRVKHSPLTRLTTERNRQPRLSLRVLASYRTLLLLLLFYVFGALLSFGPLSSTLLILTAGFLYGLVMTLFGDKLKTH; encoded by the exons gagCTGCACACCATCTTCCCCTGGCTGGTGGAGTGTGTGTTCGGCAGTCTGGACGGCATCATCGCCGGTTGGAACCTGAGACTCCTGCATTCACGCAGCAACGAGTACAACATCGTTCTGGACTTTCTGAGCCCGAG CGGTCCGATGATGAAGCTCGTCTATAAACTTCAAGCAGAAGAATACAAATATGAGATACCTGTCAATTATCTCCCG GGTCCAGTGAAGGCCTGCATCCAGGAAGGAGTTCTCCCAGACTGTCCTCTCTTCCACAACAAGCTGCAGTTTCCTCTGTCTGGTCTGCTGATGCTCAACCTGGCGCTCA ATCCGTTTGAATTCTTCATGTTCAACTTTGCGTACTGTCTCATCACACCAAAG aTCTACCCTCAAGGTCAGAATGGAAGCACCACAGACAGCGCCTACTTTGTGCTGGTGGACACTTACCTGAAATACTTCCTCCCCAGTGAAGGAAGCGTGCCTCCTTCTCCTTTCTCTGACTCCAGAGGCTCCGTCACCGCACCTTCACCGAG ATCTTCCAGTGTCTCTTTCGCTGGTTATGGCGTTCACAGTCCCAGTCTGCTGAAGCATCACATATTTCATCAGCCTTCAGTTAACGCAGATCCTGCAGCCCAGGAGATCTGGAGGTCTGAAACACTCCTACAG ATGTTTGTGGAGATCTGGCTCCATCACTACTCCTTGGAGATGTACCAGAAGCTGCAGTCTCCTCAGGTAAAG CTGGCGCTGCTGCAGTACCGCCTCAGTATGTCCAGCATGCCGTGCCAACCCCACGCCCCACCAGGCTCTGGGACCCTCCACACCTACCAA GAACCCTTCAGCCCGACAGAGGAACACGTGCTGGTGGTTCGTCTCCTGGTCAAACATCTGCACGCCTTCTCCAACAGCCTGAAGCCCGAGCAGCTGTCGTCTTCACCCTCGGCTCACTCGCACACTCACACCAGCCCGCTGGAGGAGTTTAAGAG AGTGGTGATGCAGCGGTTCGTTCAACAGAAACTTTACCTGTTCCTGCAGCACTGCTTCGGCCACTGGCCACTAGACGCCTCTTTCAGAGCT GTGTTGGAGACGTGGCTGAGCTACATCCAACCGTGGAGATACACAGGAGAGAAGAGCAACCCTCAGCCAGACCAGAACAGAACTGTGCCGGACAAATG GGAGTCGTTTGTTCAGGAGAACCTGCTGGTCTACACGAAGCTCTTCCAGGTGTTTCTGAACAGAGCAATAAGAACAGACCTGGTTAACGCCAAAAATGCACTGATGGTCTTCAGGGTGGCCAAAGTCTTCGCTCAGCCAAACCTCTCAGAGATGATCCAGaaag GAGAGCAGTTGTTTCTGGAGCCCGAGCACGTCCTCCACCACCGGCAGCCCCGCGGCTACCTGACGCCCAGCCAAGGAGGCAGCTTCCTGTCGTCACGGCAACGGGTGGTGACAGACATGGTGTTCAGAGTGAAGAGTCAAGTGTACGCCTTGGAAGGCCAGGACTGCCAGTACAAACAGATGTTTGGCACCGAGCTCAGAGGAGCC ATCATGAAGTTAATCCAGATCATTGCACAAGCCAGACAGACGGCCAAGAGGATATCAGATCAGTCCATCGAGGTGGCGGCAAACACCTCCTTCCTGTCCTGGTTTGGCTTCGGCTCCCCCGATCTCAACAACACCTTCAACGGGGCCGAGCCTGAGGAGAGCGGCGAATGTCTGAAAAAGACCCACGAATTCCTGGAGAGAGCTTTAGAGAacttgtgtcaaatcttcaag ctGAACCAAGTGCAGCTGACTCAGCTTATATCCAACCTGAGTTCTTCTCAGGACGACGGCAACTACAAGCAGCTGCCGGACTGCATCCAGGGAGAGAACGGACTCATCCTCACTGACCTGGGCAGGAGGCAG atAATAAACGGACTACGCAGGTTTGATATTCACTACCAAGGAGACCCGGAGCTGCAGCCCATCAGGAGCTATGAGAACGCCCTGCTGGTCAGGCTgttctacagagtctcctctctGCTTAATGACAGA TTCGGAGGGCACATGAACGCTCTCTGCTCCCGGCCGGACTTCCTGGGCCGCCTGGGTCGTCGCTACTTGACGGATCCCGATTCAAGCAGGAGGGTGAAGCACAGCCCGCTGACCCGGCTGACGACGGAGAGGAACCGGCAGCCCAGACTGAGCCTGCGCGTGCTGGCCAGCTACCggacgctgctgctgctgctgctcttctaCGTGTTCGGAGCCCTGCTGTCCTTCGGCCCGTTATCCAGCACCCTGCTCATCCTCACCGCCGGCTTCCTGTACGGACTCGTGATGACGCTGTTTGGAGACAAACTGAAAACGCACTAA
- the smpd4 gene encoding sphingomyelin phosphodiesterase 4 isoform X5, which produces MAAPTLQQPGFLLANLKADSSNKPLIQRCQELVKIIDEYPAKELHTIFPWLVECVFGSLDGIIAGWNLRLLHSRSNEYNIVLDFLSPSGPMMKLVYKLQAEEYKYEIPVNYLPGPVKACIQEGVLPDCPLFHNKLQFPLSGLLMLNLALNPFEFFMFNFAYCLITPKIYPQGQNGSTTDSAYFVLVDTYLKYFLPSEGSVPPSPFSDSRGSVTAPSPRSSSVSFAGYGVHSPSLLKHHIFHQPSVNADPAAQEIWRSETLLQMFVEIWLHHYSLEMYQKLQSPQVKEPFSPTEEHVLVVRLLVKHLHAFSNSLKPEQLSSSPSAHSHTHTSPLEEFKRVVMQRFVQQKLYLFLQHCFGHWPLDASFRAVLETWLSYIQPWRYTGEKSNPQPDQNRTVPDKWESFVQENLLVYTKLFQVFLNRAIRTDLVNAKNALMVFRVAKVFAQPNLSEMIQKGEQLFLEPEHVLHHRQPRGYLTPSQGGSFLSSRQRVVTDMVFRVKSQVYALEGQDCQYKQMFGTELRGAIMKLIQIIAQARQTAKRISDQSIEVAANTSFLSWFGFGSPDLNNTFNGAEPEESGECLKKTHEFLERALENLCQIFKLNQVQLTQLISNLSSSQDDGNYKQLPDCIQGENGLILTDLGRRQIINGLRRFDIHYQGDPELQPIRSYENALLVRLFYRVSSLLNDRFGGHMNALCSRPDFLGRLGRRYLTDPDSSRRVKHSPLTRLTTERNRQPRLSLRVLASYRTLLLLLLFYVFGALLSFGPLSSTLLILTAGFLYGLVMTLFGDKLKTH; this is translated from the exons gagCTGCACACCATCTTCCCCTGGCTGGTGGAGTGTGTGTTCGGCAGTCTGGACGGCATCATCGCCGGTTGGAACCTGAGACTCCTGCATTCACGCAGCAACGAGTACAACATCGTTCTGGACTTTCTGAGCCCGAG CGGTCCGATGATGAAGCTCGTCTATAAACTTCAAGCAGAAGAATACAAATATGAGATACCTGTCAATTATCTCCCG GGTCCAGTGAAGGCCTGCATCCAGGAAGGAGTTCTCCCAGACTGTCCTCTCTTCCACAACAAGCTGCAGTTTCCTCTGTCTGGTCTGCTGATGCTCAACCTGGCGCTCA ATCCGTTTGAATTCTTCATGTTCAACTTTGCGTACTGTCTCATCACACCAAAG aTCTACCCTCAAGGTCAGAATGGAAGCACCACAGACAGCGCCTACTTTGTGCTGGTGGACACTTACCTGAAATACTTCCTCCCCAGTGAAGGAAGCGTGCCTCCTTCTCCTTTCTCTGACTCCAGAGGCTCCGTCACCGCACCTTCACCGAG ATCTTCCAGTGTCTCTTTCGCTGGTTATGGCGTTCACAGTCCCAGTCTGCTGAAGCATCACATATTTCATCAGCCTTCAGTTAACGCAGATCCTGCAGCCCAGGAGATCTGGAGGTCTGAAACACTCCTACAG ATGTTTGTGGAGATCTGGCTCCATCACTACTCCTTGGAGATGTACCAGAAGCTGCAGTCTCCTCAGGTAAAG GAACCCTTCAGCCCGACAGAGGAACACGTGCTGGTGGTTCGTCTCCTGGTCAAACATCTGCACGCCTTCTCCAACAGCCTGAAGCCCGAGCAGCTGTCGTCTTCACCCTCGGCTCACTCGCACACTCACACCAGCCCGCTGGAGGAGTTTAAGAG AGTGGTGATGCAGCGGTTCGTTCAACAGAAACTTTACCTGTTCCTGCAGCACTGCTTCGGCCACTGGCCACTAGACGCCTCTTTCAGAGCT GTGTTGGAGACGTGGCTGAGCTACATCCAACCGTGGAGATACACAGGAGAGAAGAGCAACCCTCAGCCAGACCAGAACAGAACTGTGCCGGACAAATG GGAGTCGTTTGTTCAGGAGAACCTGCTGGTCTACACGAAGCTCTTCCAGGTGTTTCTGAACAGAGCAATAAGAACAGACCTGGTTAACGCCAAAAATGCACTGATGGTCTTCAGGGTGGCCAAAGTCTTCGCTCAGCCAAACCTCTCAGAGATGATCCAGaaag GAGAGCAGTTGTTTCTGGAGCCCGAGCACGTCCTCCACCACCGGCAGCCCCGCGGCTACCTGACGCCCAGCCAAGGAGGCAGCTTCCTGTCGTCACGGCAACGGGTGGTGACAGACATGGTGTTCAGAGTGAAGAGTCAAGTGTACGCCTTGGAAGGCCAGGACTGCCAGTACAAACAGATGTTTGGCACCGAGCTCAGAGGAGCC ATCATGAAGTTAATCCAGATCATTGCACAAGCCAGACAGACGGCCAAGAGGATATCAGATCAGTCCATCGAGGTGGCGGCAAACACCTCCTTCCTGTCCTGGTTTGGCTTCGGCTCCCCCGATCTCAACAACACCTTCAACGGGGCCGAGCCTGAGGAGAGCGGCGAATGTCTGAAAAAGACCCACGAATTCCTGGAGAGAGCTTTAGAGAacttgtgtcaaatcttcaag ctGAACCAAGTGCAGCTGACTCAGCTTATATCCAACCTGAGTTCTTCTCAGGACGACGGCAACTACAAGCAGCTGCCGGACTGCATCCAGGGAGAGAACGGACTCATCCTCACTGACCTGGGCAGGAGGCAG atAATAAACGGACTACGCAGGTTTGATATTCACTACCAAGGAGACCCGGAGCTGCAGCCCATCAGGAGCTATGAGAACGCCCTGCTGGTCAGGCTgttctacagagtctcctctctGCTTAATGACAGA TTCGGAGGGCACATGAACGCTCTCTGCTCCCGGCCGGACTTCCTGGGCCGCCTGGGTCGTCGCTACTTGACGGATCCCGATTCAAGCAGGAGGGTGAAGCACAGCCCGCTGACCCGGCTGACGACGGAGAGGAACCGGCAGCCCAGACTGAGCCTGCGCGTGCTGGCCAGCTACCggacgctgctgctgctgctgctcttctaCGTGTTCGGAGCCCTGCTGTCCTTCGGCCCGTTATCCAGCACCCTGCTCATCCTCACCGCCGGCTTCCTGTACGGACTCGTGATGACGCTGTTTGGAGACAAACTGAAAACGCACTAA
- the smpd4 gene encoding sphingomyelin phosphodiesterase 4 isoform X2, with protein sequence MAAPTLQQPGFLLANLKADSSNKPLIQRCQELVKIIDEYPAKELHTIFPWLVECVFGSLDGIIAGWNLRLLHSRSNEYNIVLDFLSPSGPMMKLVYKLQAEEYKYEIPVNYLPGPVKACIQEGVLPDCPLFHNKLQFPLSGLLMLNLALNPFEFFMFNFAYCLITPKIYPQGQNGSTTDSAYFVLVDTYLKYFLPSEGSVPPSPFSDSRGSVTAPSPRSSSVSFAGYGVHSPSLLKHHIFHQPSVNADPAAQEIWRSETLLQMFVEIWLHHYSLEMYQKLQSPQLALLQYRLSMSSMPCQPHAPPGSGTLHTYQVLLPFHSAPALWGLLEEPFSPTEEHVLVVRLLVKHLHAFSNSLKPEQLSSSPSAHSHTHTSPLEEFKRVVMQRFVQQKLYLFLQHCFGHWPLDASFRAVLETWLSYIQPWRYTGEKSNPQPDQNRTVPDKWESFVQENLLVYTKLFQVFLNRAIRTDLVNAKNALMVFRVAKVFAQPNLSEMIQKGEQLFLEPEHVLHHRQPRGYLTPSQGGSFLSSRQRVVTDMVFRVKSQVYALEGQDCQYKQMFGTELRGAIMKLIQIIAQARQTAKRISDQSIEVAANTSFLSWFGFGSPDLNNTFNGAEPEESGECLKKTHEFLERALENLCQIFKLNQVQLTQLISNLSSSQDDGNYKQLPDCIQGENGLILTDLGRRQIINGLRRFDIHYQGDPELQPIRSYENALLVRLFYRVSSLLNDRFGGHMNALCSRPDFLGRLGRRYLTDPDSSRRVKHSPLTRLTTERNRQPRLSLRVLASYRTLLLLLLFYVFGALLSFGPLSSTLLILTAGFLYGLVMTLFGDKLKTH encoded by the exons gagCTGCACACCATCTTCCCCTGGCTGGTGGAGTGTGTGTTCGGCAGTCTGGACGGCATCATCGCCGGTTGGAACCTGAGACTCCTGCATTCACGCAGCAACGAGTACAACATCGTTCTGGACTTTCTGAGCCCGAG CGGTCCGATGATGAAGCTCGTCTATAAACTTCAAGCAGAAGAATACAAATATGAGATACCTGTCAATTATCTCCCG GGTCCAGTGAAGGCCTGCATCCAGGAAGGAGTTCTCCCAGACTGTCCTCTCTTCCACAACAAGCTGCAGTTTCCTCTGTCTGGTCTGCTGATGCTCAACCTGGCGCTCA ATCCGTTTGAATTCTTCATGTTCAACTTTGCGTACTGTCTCATCACACCAAAG aTCTACCCTCAAGGTCAGAATGGAAGCACCACAGACAGCGCCTACTTTGTGCTGGTGGACACTTACCTGAAATACTTCCTCCCCAGTGAAGGAAGCGTGCCTCCTTCTCCTTTCTCTGACTCCAGAGGCTCCGTCACCGCACCTTCACCGAG ATCTTCCAGTGTCTCTTTCGCTGGTTATGGCGTTCACAGTCCCAGTCTGCTGAAGCATCACATATTTCATCAGCCTTCAGTTAACGCAGATCCTGCAGCCCAGGAGATCTGGAGGTCTGAAACACTCCTACAG ATGTTTGTGGAGATCTGGCTCCATCACTACTCCTTGGAGATGTACCAGAAGCTGCAGTCTCCTCAG CTGGCGCTGCTGCAGTACCGCCTCAGTATGTCCAGCATGCCGTGCCAACCCCACGCCCCACCAGGCTCTGGGACCCTCCACACCTACCAAGTACTTTTACCTTTTCATTCAGCCCCGGCCCTCTGGGGCCTCCTGGAG GAACCCTTCAGCCCGACAGAGGAACACGTGCTGGTGGTTCGTCTCCTGGTCAAACATCTGCACGCCTTCTCCAACAGCCTGAAGCCCGAGCAGCTGTCGTCTTCACCCTCGGCTCACTCGCACACTCACACCAGCCCGCTGGAGGAGTTTAAGAG AGTGGTGATGCAGCGGTTCGTTCAACAGAAACTTTACCTGTTCCTGCAGCACTGCTTCGGCCACTGGCCACTAGACGCCTCTTTCAGAGCT GTGTTGGAGACGTGGCTGAGCTACATCCAACCGTGGAGATACACAGGAGAGAAGAGCAACCCTCAGCCAGACCAGAACAGAACTGTGCCGGACAAATG GGAGTCGTTTGTTCAGGAGAACCTGCTGGTCTACACGAAGCTCTTCCAGGTGTTTCTGAACAGAGCAATAAGAACAGACCTGGTTAACGCCAAAAATGCACTGATGGTCTTCAGGGTGGCCAAAGTCTTCGCTCAGCCAAACCTCTCAGAGATGATCCAGaaag GAGAGCAGTTGTTTCTGGAGCCCGAGCACGTCCTCCACCACCGGCAGCCCCGCGGCTACCTGACGCCCAGCCAAGGAGGCAGCTTCCTGTCGTCACGGCAACGGGTGGTGACAGACATGGTGTTCAGAGTGAAGAGTCAAGTGTACGCCTTGGAAGGCCAGGACTGCCAGTACAAACAGATGTTTGGCACCGAGCTCAGAGGAGCC ATCATGAAGTTAATCCAGATCATTGCACAAGCCAGACAGACGGCCAAGAGGATATCAGATCAGTCCATCGAGGTGGCGGCAAACACCTCCTTCCTGTCCTGGTTTGGCTTCGGCTCCCCCGATCTCAACAACACCTTCAACGGGGCCGAGCCTGAGGAGAGCGGCGAATGTCTGAAAAAGACCCACGAATTCCTGGAGAGAGCTTTAGAGAacttgtgtcaaatcttcaag ctGAACCAAGTGCAGCTGACTCAGCTTATATCCAACCTGAGTTCTTCTCAGGACGACGGCAACTACAAGCAGCTGCCGGACTGCATCCAGGGAGAGAACGGACTCATCCTCACTGACCTGGGCAGGAGGCAG atAATAAACGGACTACGCAGGTTTGATATTCACTACCAAGGAGACCCGGAGCTGCAGCCCATCAGGAGCTATGAGAACGCCCTGCTGGTCAGGCTgttctacagagtctcctctctGCTTAATGACAGA TTCGGAGGGCACATGAACGCTCTCTGCTCCCGGCCGGACTTCCTGGGCCGCCTGGGTCGTCGCTACTTGACGGATCCCGATTCAAGCAGGAGGGTGAAGCACAGCCCGCTGACCCGGCTGACGACGGAGAGGAACCGGCAGCCCAGACTGAGCCTGCGCGTGCTGGCCAGCTACCggacgctgctgctgctgctgctcttctaCGTGTTCGGAGCCCTGCTGTCCTTCGGCCCGTTATCCAGCACCCTGCTCATCCTCACCGCCGGCTTCCTGTACGGACTCGTGATGACGCTGTTTGGAGACAAACTGAAAACGCACTAA